ACCGTGCGCAAGCTCGCCGAAGAGCAGACGCCGTTCATCGGCCTCCTCTACGCGGGCCTCATCCTCACCTCGCGCGGCATCCGCGTGATCGAGTTCAACGCCCGCTTCGGCGACCCCGAGACGCAGGTCGTGCTGCCGCGCCTCGAGACGCCGCTCTCGGGCCTGCTGTTCGCCGCGGCGACCGGCGGGCTGGGTTCCCTTCCGCGACCGGTCTTCCGAGCGGATGCCGCGGTCACGGTCGTGCTCGCGAGCGAGGGCTACCCCGAGGCGCCCCAGACCGGGCGTGCGATCGAGGGCATCGAGGCCGCGGCATCCGTGCCCGGAGTGCACCTCGCCCACGCCGCGACCGCGATCGGCGCGGCGACCGGCGACGGCGCCGAGGAGCTGCCGCTGCTCGCGACCGGCGGCCGAGTGCTCAACGTCGTCGCCGTCGGCGACGGCTTCGCCGAGGCGCGTCGCCGCGCATACGAGGCCCTCGGGCACCTGCGCCTCGACGGCGGCCAGTACCGCACCGACATCGCCGCACGCGTTGCCGAATAGGGGGAACCATGAGTGACACGCAGGAGCACGCCGGCTGGACCCACGTCTATTCGGGCAAGGTGCGCGACCTGTACGTGCCGACCAAGCTGCTCATCGACGACGACTCCTGGACCGGCGACCCGCTGACCTTCTCGCCGATCGTGCTCGTGGTCGCGACCGACCGGGTGAGCGCCTACGACCAGGTGCTCTCGCCCGCGATCCCCGGCAAGGGCGCGATGCTCACGAGCCTCACCCGCTGGTGGTTCGACCAGCTGCCGCAGGTGCCGAACCACCTGGCCCACCCGCTCGACGACCGCCTCGAGTCGCTCGGGCTGCCCGAGGTGCCGGCCGAGCTCGCCGAGCGCGGCACCCTCTGCCGCACGCTCGACATGTTCCCCGTGGAATGCGTCGTGCGCGGCTACCTCACCGGTTCGGGCTTCAAGGAGTACCAGGCGACGGGCACCATCGGCGGCCTCCCGCTGCCCGCGGGGCTCTCGAACGGCGACCGCCTGCCCGAACCGATCTACACGCCGGCGTGGAAGGCCCCGCTCGGCGAGCACGACGTCAACGTCTCCTACGAGCGCACCGTCGAACTCGTCGGCGAGGTCGTCGCGGCCCAGCTGCGCGAGCTCTCGCTCGAGATCTTCACGCTCGCCTCCGAGATCGCCGAAGCCCGCGGTGTGATCCTCGCCGACACGAAGTTCGAGTTCGGCGCCGACCGCGCGACCGGCATCGTGACGCTCGCCGACGAGGTGCTGACGAGCGACTCGAGCCGCTACTGGGACGCCGAGGCGTACGCCACGGCAGCCACGCCCGAGCTGCGCATGGCGAGCTTCGACAAGCAGATCGTGCGCGACTGGCTCGCCGCGAACTGGGACCAGGACGTCTCGGAGGAGCCGCCGACCCTCCCC
The sequence above is a segment of the Agromyces hippuratus genome. Coding sequences within it:
- a CDS encoding phosphoribosylaminoimidazolesuccinocarboxamide synthase; translated protein: MSDTQEHAGWTHVYSGKVRDLYVPTKLLIDDDSWTGDPLTFSPIVLVVATDRVSAYDQVLSPAIPGKGAMLTSLTRWWFDQLPQVPNHLAHPLDDRLESLGLPEVPAELAERGTLCRTLDMFPVECVVRGYLTGSGFKEYQATGTIGGLPLPAGLSNGDRLPEPIYTPAWKAPLGEHDVNVSYERTVELVGEVVAAQLRELSLEIFTLASEIAEARGVILADTKFEFGADRATGIVTLADEVLTSDSSRYWDAEAYATAATPELRMASFDKQIVRDWLAANWDQDVSEEPPTLPHEIVEQTAAKYRELLVRLTAGAA